Proteins encoded by one window of Podarcis muralis chromosome 11, rPodMur119.hap1.1, whole genome shotgun sequence:
- the GCNT4 gene encoding beta-1,3-galactosyl-O-glycosyl-glycoprotein beta-1,6-N-acetylglucosaminyltransferase 4 isoform X1 has translation MRCSVLAEERADRMKRHKCSSNYPTRRHLLILFLTAWLLLLLKLLRVELLPHKNIYFVEPFLSTSSFVKNKYTLSQKDTQYEINCSSIYNQDPVEIGKSLEIRRQSIIDLDDEDVVTMTSNCQLYHAIRGYHLKPVSLEEEKFPLAYSLVVHKDAIMVERLIHAIYSSQNVYCIHYDKKSSSTFKNALDNLAKCFPNIFIASKLEVVEYAHISRLQADLNCLSDLLKSSIPWKYVINLCGQDFPLRSNFELVSEFKKLNEGNMLETTKPSSSKKERFTYHYELQKMPYDMKMPVKTNISKDPPPQNIEVFVGSAYFVLCRAFVQHVLESSIAQDFFEWSKDTYSPDEHFWATLVRVPGAPGGISRTAQDISDLQSKTRLVKWNYLEDHLYPPCTGTHLRSVCIYAAAELRWLINYGHWFANKFDSKVDPVLIKCLAEMLADQQKEWVELSSEKLFMHRTFTDVS, from the exons ATGCGGTGCTCAGTTCTTGCAGAGGAGCGAGCAGACAG GATGAAGAGACATAAATGCTCCTCTAATTATCCAACAAGACGGCATCTCTTGATCTTGTTTTTAACAGCGTGGCTGCTCTTGCTGCTGAAACTTCTCAGAGTTGAGCTGCTCCCtcacaaaaatatttattttgtagaACCTTTTTTAAGCACCTCATCATTTGTGAAAAACAAATACACATTATCCCAAAAAGACACCCAGTATGAGATTAACTGTTCCTCCATATACAATCAGGATCCTGTGGAGATTGGGAAATCTTTAGAGATAAGGAGACAATCCATTATCGATTTAGATGATGAAGATGTTGTAACAATGACTAGTAACTGTCAGCTGTACCATGCAATTAGAGGATATCACCTAAAGCCCGTCTCTCTGGAAGAGGAAAAATTCCCATTAGCTTATTCTCTGGTTGTTCATAAAGATGCAATAATGGTTGAGAGGCTCATCCATGCAATATACAGCAGTCAAAATGTTTACTGTATCCATTATGACAAAAAGTCCTCTAGCacttttaagaatgctttggatAATCTAGCCAAATGTTTCCCCAATATTTTCATTGCGTCCAAATTGGAGGTGGTGGAATATGCCCATATTTCAAGGCTCCAGGCAGATTTGAATTGCTTATCTGATTTGCTTAAGTCCTCCATCCCATGGAAGTATGTAATCAATTTATGTGGCCAAGATTTTCCTCTGAGATCGAACTTCGAGCTGGTGTCTGAATTTAAGAAGTTAAATGAAGGAAACATGCTGGAGACAACCAAACCGAGTAGCAGTAAAAAGGAACGATTTACCTATCACTATGAACTTCAGAAAATGCCTTATGACATGAAGATGCCTGTGAAAACCAATATCTCTAAGGACCCGCCACCCCAGAATATAGAAGTTTTTGTAGGCAGTGCCTATTTTGTGTTATGTCGAGCTTTTGTACAGCATGTCCTAGAAAGTTCCATTGCTCAAGATTTTTTTGAATGGTCAAAGGACACTTATTCGCCTGATGAACATTTCTGGGCAACCCTTGTTCGTGTTCCTGGAGCACCTGGAGGGATTTCAAGGACAGCTCAGGATATCTCAGATCTTCAGAGCAAAACTCGTTTAGTAAAATGGAATTACCTTGAAGACCATCTCTATCCTCCCTGTACTGGTACACATCTCCGTAGTGTGTGCATCTATGCAGCTGCAGAATTGAGGTGGCTTATAAACTATGGGCACTGGTTTGCTAATAAATTCGACTCAAAAGTGGACCCAGTTTTAATAAAATGTTTGGCAGAAATGCTTGCAGACCAGCAGAAAGAATGGGTTGAGTTGTCTTCTGAAAAACTTTTTATGCACAGGACATTTACAGATGTCTCATAA
- the GCNT4 gene encoding beta-1,3-galactosyl-O-glycosyl-glycoprotein beta-1,6-N-acetylglucosaminyltransferase 4 isoform X2 translates to MKRHKCSSNYPTRRHLLILFLTAWLLLLLKLLRVELLPHKNIYFVEPFLSTSSFVKNKYTLSQKDTQYEINCSSIYNQDPVEIGKSLEIRRQSIIDLDDEDVVTMTSNCQLYHAIRGYHLKPVSLEEEKFPLAYSLVVHKDAIMVERLIHAIYSSQNVYCIHYDKKSSSTFKNALDNLAKCFPNIFIASKLEVVEYAHISRLQADLNCLSDLLKSSIPWKYVINLCGQDFPLRSNFELVSEFKKLNEGNMLETTKPSSSKKERFTYHYELQKMPYDMKMPVKTNISKDPPPQNIEVFVGSAYFVLCRAFVQHVLESSIAQDFFEWSKDTYSPDEHFWATLVRVPGAPGGISRTAQDISDLQSKTRLVKWNYLEDHLYPPCTGTHLRSVCIYAAAELRWLINYGHWFANKFDSKVDPVLIKCLAEMLADQQKEWVELSSEKLFMHRTFTDVS, encoded by the coding sequence ATGAAGAGACATAAATGCTCCTCTAATTATCCAACAAGACGGCATCTCTTGATCTTGTTTTTAACAGCGTGGCTGCTCTTGCTGCTGAAACTTCTCAGAGTTGAGCTGCTCCCtcacaaaaatatttattttgtagaACCTTTTTTAAGCACCTCATCATTTGTGAAAAACAAATACACATTATCCCAAAAAGACACCCAGTATGAGATTAACTGTTCCTCCATATACAATCAGGATCCTGTGGAGATTGGGAAATCTTTAGAGATAAGGAGACAATCCATTATCGATTTAGATGATGAAGATGTTGTAACAATGACTAGTAACTGTCAGCTGTACCATGCAATTAGAGGATATCACCTAAAGCCCGTCTCTCTGGAAGAGGAAAAATTCCCATTAGCTTATTCTCTGGTTGTTCATAAAGATGCAATAATGGTTGAGAGGCTCATCCATGCAATATACAGCAGTCAAAATGTTTACTGTATCCATTATGACAAAAAGTCCTCTAGCacttttaagaatgctttggatAATCTAGCCAAATGTTTCCCCAATATTTTCATTGCGTCCAAATTGGAGGTGGTGGAATATGCCCATATTTCAAGGCTCCAGGCAGATTTGAATTGCTTATCTGATTTGCTTAAGTCCTCCATCCCATGGAAGTATGTAATCAATTTATGTGGCCAAGATTTTCCTCTGAGATCGAACTTCGAGCTGGTGTCTGAATTTAAGAAGTTAAATGAAGGAAACATGCTGGAGACAACCAAACCGAGTAGCAGTAAAAAGGAACGATTTACCTATCACTATGAACTTCAGAAAATGCCTTATGACATGAAGATGCCTGTGAAAACCAATATCTCTAAGGACCCGCCACCCCAGAATATAGAAGTTTTTGTAGGCAGTGCCTATTTTGTGTTATGTCGAGCTTTTGTACAGCATGTCCTAGAAAGTTCCATTGCTCAAGATTTTTTTGAATGGTCAAAGGACACTTATTCGCCTGATGAACATTTCTGGGCAACCCTTGTTCGTGTTCCTGGAGCACCTGGAGGGATTTCAAGGACAGCTCAGGATATCTCAGATCTTCAGAGCAAAACTCGTTTAGTAAAATGGAATTACCTTGAAGACCATCTCTATCCTCCCTGTACTGGTACACATCTCCGTAGTGTGTGCATCTATGCAGCTGCAGAATTGAGGTGGCTTATAAACTATGGGCACTGGTTTGCTAATAAATTCGACTCAAAAGTGGACCCAGTTTTAATAAAATGTTTGGCAGAAATGCTTGCAGACCAGCAGAAAGAATGGGTTGAGTTGTCTTCTGAAAAACTTTTTATGCACAGGACATTTACAGATGTCTCATAA